Below is a genomic region from Streptomyces sp. RPA4-2.
CGGGCCGGACGGAGCACGAGCGTTTGCCCGCGATCTGCCGGATGCCGAGATTCATCTCCTCCCGGCTGGACATTTTGCGCTCGAAACGCATCTTGACGCCATCAACGGTTACATTCACGGCTTCCTCGGGCGCGTTCTCACTCCGTCCGAATAACGTCAGAGTGCAGAGGCCTCATTCATCGGCACTCCGAGCCGGGTGACCGCCGGCCGTTGCACGCCGACCGGCGTCCTCCCTCTCGAGCAGCCCTCTACATGCCGGCGCGGACGGATTTTCCCCACTCCACGCCGTCCATGTGCGTGCTTGCGAAGTCCGGGTCCTCGTAGATGTGAAGTCTCTTGATCCGTTCGCCCTCGAACTCGAACACATTGCAGAACAATCCATAGGAGGAAGAGCCATCGGGGAAGGCGGTACCCGACGTCGTGGTCCCCCTGACTGATCCCTCCGTGACCACGTAGTTTCCGGAGGACACTACCGTGAGACCGGGAATGTCGTGCTGAATCGAAGCGATCTTTCCAGCGAAACCCTGGGCGAATGACGCGATCTGAGCCTTCCCGGTGGCAATCCCGAACTTCGGGAAGAACATCTGAGCGTCATCCGTGAAGAGGTCCAGAATCGCTGGGTCCGATGAATCCACCAGACGGAAGTATCTGGCGGCTACTTCTTCGCGCGCTTCCTGGAGGTCATTACTCTTGGTCATTCTTCACTCCTTATAGGTCCTGATAGGTGTTGCTCGCGTACCGTCCATGACGAGCAGGGACCGTGAACACCCGCAGTAGGCCTGGTCGATGGGAACGGTGGAGACCGGTCTCGGCTCTCTACTGTGCGTACGCCTCTGCGACCTTGGCCGTGTCTTCGTACAGGTACAGCTTGGTGATCCTGCCGTCGGCGACCTGGAAGTGCATGGCTATGGGCATCCGGTAGATGCGGCCCGTGCTTCGCGCGGTTCGGGTGAACTCACCCAGCAGTACAGCGTGCCGGCCTTCCACGACCAACGCCTCGACCTTGTCGATGTTCTCCTCCGGCACGATGTTTTCGCCCAGCACCCTGAGATAGTCGGCGACTTCGGCGGGCGTCGTACGCCGCCCCGTCCAGGGAAGTCGGTCGGATCCGGGAACGTACCAGTCGATCTCGTCGGCGAAGATCTGCGCGACAGCGTCCGGGTCTCCGGCGGCCAGCAGGCCGAGGAACTGCTCGACAACCTCACGTGTGGTCATGGTCAGGGAACCTTTCGTTGGGGGGATTGGCTGCGTCGCGTCTGGCACCAGTCGGCTTTCGCACTGACAGGTTCCGGAGCGGAGGGATCGACGGTCCGTGGAACATATGGGGTGGACATACCAGCGCATAGGCCCCGTGTCGTCACGATCGAGTCAAACACATATGGACCGAGCGGTCAAGAAGAGACAAGAAGAGCCAAGTGTTGCCGTGCGCATCACCATGGGGTCACATGGGCCGTTCGGTGCGGGCGCCCGGCGAAATCTCACGCCCGGACCCGCCTTCCCCGGGCAGCGCCGGGGGTGGTGCACACTCGCACGGAGGGTGGCATACAGCCCGCACGC
It encodes:
- a CDS encoding nuclear transport factor 2 family protein produces the protein MTKSNDLQEAREEVAARYFRLVDSSDPAILDLFTDDAQMFFPKFGIATGKAQIASFAQGFAGKIASIQHDIPGLTVVSSGNYVVTEGSVRGTTTSGTAFPDGSSSYGLFCNVFEFEGERIKRLHIYEDPDFASTHMDGVEWGKSVRAGM
- a CDS encoding nuclear transport factor 2 family protein, whose protein sequence is MTTREVVEQFLGLLAAGDPDAVAQIFADEIDWYVPGSDRLPWTGRRTTPAEVADYLRVLGENIVPEENIDKVEALVVEGRHAVLLGEFTRTARSTGRIYRMPIAMHFQVADGRITKLYLYEDTAKVAEAYAQ